The DNA sequence GGTTCGCGGTAACCGGCGCCGACATGAATGATGCCGCCGGCCTGCCGTTTCCGGCCATCAACCTGGACTTGAGACGCCCTGGCGATATGCCCCGGATGAGCGGATTCGACGCGGTCGTTTCCTGTCTCCCCTACAACTTCAATATCGGCATTGCCTCCGCGGCCCATGAGCTCGGCATTCACTATTTCGACCTGACCGAGGACGTCAAGACGACCCAGGCGATCATCCAGATGAGCGGCACCGCGCGCGCGGTGATGGCGCCGCAGTGCGGGCTTGCGCCCGGATTCATCGCCATCGTGGGCGCCGCTCTGACCCAGACGTTCGATCCAATCCGCTGCATCCGGCTGCGGGTCGGGGCGCTTCCGCAACACCCGACCGGCCTGCTGGGATATGCGTTCAACTGGTCACCCGAAGGCGTCGTGAACGAGTACCTCAACGACTGCGAGGTCATCGAGGACGGCGTCCACAAGTGGGTCTCTCCCCTGGAATGGCTGGAGACAATCGTCATCGGAGGCGTCCAGCTCGAGGCCTTCACCACGTCCGGCGGGCTCGGCACGATGTGCGACACCTTCCGGGGGCGTGTTCAGAACCTGGACTACAAGACCATTCGCTACCCCGGCCACGCCAAACTCATGAACTTCTTCTTCCACGAGCTGCTGATGCGCGAGGACAGGACCCGTGCCGGCGAGATACTGGTGCACGCCAAGCCCCAGGTCAACGAAGACGTGGTGTATGTCCATGCCGCGGTGGAGGGATGGAAGGGAGGGCACCTCTCGCGCGAGGAGTTCGTGAGGGCCTACTACCCGCTCGAGATCGCCGGTCGCCGGTGGCGGGCAATCTCGTGGACGACCGCCGCCTCGGCCTGCGCGGTGGTCGAGATGGTGAGCAACGGGACGATCCCCGGCAAGGGCCTCATCAGGCAGGAGGAGATCCCGCTATCCGAGTTCCTGAAGACAAGAAACGGGCGTCTTTACAATTGCGAACCGGATTGGGGGATACGGGCCGGCGGGGCCAGGTAGTCGGCGACGGAGCGCGTCACCAGGCCGAGCCCCAGGACTGTCCTTCCACGGAGTACGGTTTTCAGTGAATCTGTCCTTGACAGAAGGACACCTCACGGATATACTTCGGCTGGCCATGCCCCTGCACCCCGTGCTGCTGGAGAAGCTCAACGCGGCGCTCGCGTCGGCGCCGGCGGCGCGACTGACCCGACGCGATGCCCGGCTGCCGGCGGTGGCAGGCAAGGTGCATGCGGTCATCGGCATGCGCCGGGCGGGCAAGACCACGTTCCTGCTCCAGTTGCTGGCCGAGCGGCGGGCATCGCTTCCGCCTGAGCGAGCACTCTTCGTGAGCTTCGACGATGATCGGCTGGCCGAGTTGCCGCTCGAGCAACTCGGCCTCCTGCTCGAGGAGTACTACAGGCGGTTCCCGGAGCTGCGCGGCCGCGAGAAGGTCCACTGGTTCCTCGACGAGATCCAGCTCGTGCCGGGCTGGGAACGCTTCGTACGCCGGGTGATCGACTCTGAACTCGCCGAGATCGTGATCTCCGGCTCGTCGGCCAGGATGCTCTCCCGCGAGGTGCACACCTCGCTGCGCGGGCGCGGCATGGAGACCGTAATCGGGCCGTTCAGCTTCCGCGAGTTCCTGCGCCATCGCGGCGAGGAGCCCGGGGGGGAGCCGGCGCGCTGGACCAGCGCCGAGCGGTCGCTCGTCGAGAAGCGCTTCCTGGAGTACCTCGCAGAGGGCGGCTTTCCAGAGGCCCAGGGGCTGGCGCCCGCGGTGCGTCTCGAGCTGCTCCAGGGGTATGTGGACACGGTGCTCTTCCGGGATGTGGTGGAGCGTTACGGCGTCTCTCAGGTGGCCGCGCTGCGCTGGCTGGTGCGCCAGTGCCTGCGCAATCCGGCCGGGGCCTTCAGTATCCACCGGCTCCACCGAGACCTGAAGGCGCAGGGACACGGTGTGGCGAAGGACGCCGTGCACGCGATGTTTGGCTATCTGCTGGACGCGTTTCTGATCAGCACCGCCCCGCTGGCCACCGATTCTGAACGCCGCCGCAATTCCAACCCTCGCAAGGTGTACCCGGTGGATCCCGGTCTGATTCGCGCGTTCGACGCGGCCGGACGTGCGAACCTGGGTCATGCGCTGGAGACCGTGGTCGCGAGCGAACTCGGGCGTCGCAGGGCGCAGGTCGGGTATGTGAAGACAGGCGAAGGTCACGAGGTGGATTTCCACGTGTGCTACCTGGCGGGCGGCGAGGGCCTCGTGCAGGTGTGCGCAGACCCCTCGGATCGCACAACGTTAGCGCGCGAGCTGCGCGCGCTCGAAGAGGCCGCGCAGGAGCACCGCCGCGCGAAGCGGTGGCTCCTCGTGTTGACCCGCGATCAGGTGCCTGCCGTCACCGCGCCCGGCGTGGTCGTGCAGCCCGCCTACGAGTGGCTGCTCGCCGGGCCGGTTCATCTCTGAAGTTGAGCGGAAGGCGACCATTACGAGGGACAGGGCCACTAACGGCCAAAGGACCGCCAGGGGTGCGCAATCGGGATGCGATCGTAGCATAGAGGGGGGATTGGGTGAAGGTGACGATTGTGACGACAACCTTGACCAGTATCCTCGTCGTTATCGTGGCAGCGGTTGGAATCGCCGATGCCTTGTCTCCAGGCGATGTTGTGACCTTCCCAGTGCAGCGAATTGCTTCCTACTTGCCTCAGCCTGGCTCAGCCAGCGTTCTTGTCACTCCCCAGGAAGAACACAGACGCCAGTTTCCCGCAATGTTGGTCCGGTTGCACGGGGTCGCATCGCTTCCTTCAAACGATCCCTACCGCCGAGCTCTTGGAGAGGCGATCACCCGCCTCAACTACCATCGCGGGCTCACGGTCCAGCTGTGGCCCGATCGGGCCGGGAGAGTAGCACGTCTGCATGGCTACGTTGACGGCAAATGGACTGACCTGAATGCTTTGCTCGTGCGTGAAGGAGCTGCAGCGGCCAGAGCCGAGGGCAAGTCAACGCCCTACGCTGCAGACCAGGAGGCAGCCAGGGTGGCGCGCGTCGGTCGTCATGCATACCAGGGCGCACTCGCCGCTTTCTGGGCGAACTCCGTGCCCCTATACGCAGCGACGCTTACCCCCAGTCCGGGGGTTTCGCTCCCCTTCGCAGTCGCGAGAGTGAACCTTACAAGGATCGAGGCGGGATACTTGACCCCGCGGGGTGTTGTCCTGCTGCCCATGAGCGGAGCCAAGCTCCAGTACCACTTGGTGAGGGTTCTTGCGAAGGGAACAGACCTGAGCATCATTACACAGGGGATAGGCGGGGGGGCGTCTCAGACCTTGAGATGGCGATGGGGCGGGATGGCCTATCAAGTCCTCCAGCGGTAGCGCGGCGCGCGGCGTCCTACCCGTACTTGCTCGCAAACGCCCCAAGGGCTTTCTCAAAGCACTCCAGCGGCGCCCGGACGATCCCTGCGCCGATCATCGGGTGCCCGGGGTCCTTGTGGGCGATGGCGGTGTCTATGATCGGCGTGGTGCCGGTACGAACTACCTTCCGGATGTCTATGCCGACGGGCACGCCCTCGAACCCGAACGCGGGAATGCGGTAGACAGCATGGCTTGCCACCGTGATCTCGCGCATCTCAGCGCTGTACCGCATGGCCTGTTCCGGCGTGCCTCCTACTAGGTTCAGGATGCCCGGCGCGCCTCCCAGCACGAAGCCTCCCCAGCCGACCGTCTCGGCGATCGCCGAATCGCCCATGTCGAATCCGGCATCTTCCTCCTTGTACCCGGGGAAGTAGAGCCCCTCGATGCGGGGCGCGGGTGCGGTGAACCACTCGTCACCCAGGCCGCTCACCCTGATCCCGAACTCGGTGCCGTTGCGCGCCATGGCGGTCACGACGGTGCTGCGCTCTATCCCGGAGGCCGGGTCTGCGGAGGCCTTGGCCGCGGCCATCGCCATGGAGAGGAAGAACACCTCGTGGTTTGCGAGGTAGCCGAGCGTGCCGATCAGGCGATCGGCCGGCAGGCCCGCCTTGATCATGGGCACCGCCATGGCGTTGGCGAACAGGCTCGATGCGGCCACCTGCCGGTTGTGCAGCTCGTCGCCCATCTGGAGCGCCTTCGCGATCATCGTTTTCAGGTTCAAGCCACCGCCCATCTGGCGTAGCCCGGCCGCAATTGAGGGGGCCCAGAAATCACGCCACATCTGCAGCCCGCGTAGCGCCCCCTCGCTGTAGTCGCCGAACTGCTGCTGGCGTTCCACCTGGCGGCAGAAGGCGTGGTTGCCAAAGGCCGTGTTCTCGACCACGAATACGGGCAGCGAAGGGGAGATGGTGCCTGCCATCGGCCCCACGGCCTGGTGGTGGTGATTGGGTTCCAGCCTGATTTCTCCGCTCTCGAGAAGTCGCGTGGCGCCGGCGGCGTCCTGAGCCCATCCCTCGAAGAGCACCATCCCGATGACCGCGCCCCGCTGTGCCCCGCACATGCGATCCCAGGTCACGGGCGGGCCGGAGTGCAGGACCATCCTGTCCTGCAGGCCGGGGATGACCTCTCCCGCGGGCGCGATGTCAACCAGAACCGGGTCCGCTGCGATGATGCGCTCCACGGCCTGTGCGTTCGCTGCGTCTATCGCCTGCCTGATGCTACTCACTGGGACCCTCCCTATCGTGATTGCACTCGAGCAGATGGCATGCCACATGGCGGTCGCCGCCCAGATGGCTCAGCGCGGGCATCTCGCGTGCGCACCGATCGAAGCCGTCAGGGCACCGCCCGAAGAAGCGGCAGACCGTAGGGCTGGGATCTATCGGGCTCTGCGGTTCGCCCGGCAGGCGGATCCGTTCTCTCCTGGCGTTTGGATCGAACGTCGGGATTGCCGAAAGGAGCGCGCGGGTGTACGGGTGGTTGGGGCGAGAGAACACCTCGGCCGTGGGCCCGACTTCCACGATCCTGCCCGCGTACATTACCATTACCCGTTCCGTGATCAGCCGGACCACGTTCAGGTCGTGGGATACGAAGAGGTAGGACATGCCCAAACGCCGGCGCAGTTCAGCCAGCAGGTGCAGGATGACCGCCTGCACCGAGACGTCCAGCGCGGAGGTGGGCTCGTCCAGGATTAACAACTGTGGGGACACCGCGATGGCCCGCGCTATCCCGACTCGTTGCTGCTGCCCTCCTGAAAGCTGGTGGGGATAGCGCCCGAGCAGTTCGCCTGGGAGTCGCACCAGATCGGCAACCTCGGCCACCCGGTCCTGCAGTAACCGCCGTTCGCTCACCCCTGCCAGATGACGGATGGGATCGGCCATGGTGTCAAACGCGGTGAAGCGCGGGTTTAGACTGTCGGTGGGGTCCTGGAACACCATCTGTATCTTCGCCCGCTCGGGCCTGTGCGCGAAGTGGGCTGATGGGATCGCGCCGATCTCCTGCCCTTCGAACCGTATCTCGCCGCCGGTGGGATCGAGCAGCCTGGTGATCAGGCGCACCAGGGTGGACTTGCCGCAGCCCGACTCGCCCACCAGCCCGACAGACTCCCCGGCCTGCAGCGAGAAGCCGACGCGGTCCACCGCATAGACCAGGCTTCGGGCGCCTCGCACCGGAAAGCGCTTGGACAGGTCGCGCACCTCAAGGAGCGACGATGCGGGCATCACAAGGGCCTCCTACAGGCCACGACGTGATCGGGCCCGACCGCAACGCGCGGGAGCGGCGGCTGATCGCACTCGGGCGCAGCCCGATCGCACCTGAAGCGGAACCGGCACGGCGGAAGCTGGGCGCGGAAGTCGGGAATGGTACCTGGTATGGTCACGAGGTCCGCGAGGCCCACCGACGGCCGTGGCGAGGAAGCAATGAGCTTCGCGGTATAGGGATGCCGCGGCGCCGCCAGCAGGGCAGCGGTCGGCGCCGTCTCGACAACGTGGCCCGCGTGCATCACGACGACGCGATCGGCCCGTTCACCCAGGAGCCCCAGATCGTGCGAGATGAGCAGCGTCGCCATGTTGTTCTGGCGTGCCAGGTCTCCGATGAGCTCCAGTACCGCCGCTTGCGTGCACACATCCAGACCCGTGGCAGGCTCGTCGGCGATCAGCAGCGAAGGCGAG is a window from the bacterium genome containing:
- a CDS encoding saccharopine dehydrogenase C-terminal domain-containing protein, giving the protein FAVTGADMNDAAGLPFPAINLDLRRPGDMPRMSGFDAVVSCLPYNFNIGIASAAHELGIHYFDLTEDVKTTQAIIQMSGTARAVMAPQCGLAPGFIAIVGAALTQTFDPIRCIRLRVGALPQHPTGLLGYAFNWSPEGVVNEYLNDCEVIEDGVHKWVSPLEWLETIVIGGVQLEAFTTSGGLGTMCDTFRGRVQNLDYKTIRYPGHAKLMNFFFHELLMREDRTRAGEILVHAKPQVNEDVVYVHAAVEGWKGGHLSREEFVRAYYPLEIAGRRWRAISWTTAASACAVVEMVSNGTIPGKGLIRQEEIPLSEFLKTRNGRLYNCEPDWGIRAGGAR
- a CDS encoding ATP-binding protein, translated to MPLHPVLLEKLNAALASAPAARLTRRDARLPAVAGKVHAVIGMRRAGKTTFLLQLLAERRASLPPERALFVSFDDDRLAELPLEQLGLLLEEYYRRFPELRGREKVHWFLDEIQLVPGWERFVRRVIDSELAEIVISGSSARMLSREVHTSLRGRGMETVIGPFSFREFLRHRGEEPGGEPARWTSAERSLVEKRFLEYLAEGGFPEAQGLAPAVRLELLQGYVDTVLFRDVVERYGVSQVAALRWLVRQCLRNPAGAFSIHRLHRDLKAQGHGVAKDAVHAMFGYLLDAFLISTAPLATDSERRRNSNPRKVYPVDPGLIRAFDAAGRANLGHALETVVASELGRRRAQVGYVKTGEGHEVDFHVCYLAGGEGLVQVCADPSDRTTLARELRALEEAAQEHRRAKRWLLVLTRDQVPAVTAPGVVVQPAYEWLLAGPVHL
- a CDS encoding DUF1116 domain-containing protein, with translation MSSIRQAIDAANAQAVERIIAADPVLVDIAPAGEVIPGLQDRMVLHSGPPVTWDRMCGAQRGAVIGMVLFEGWAQDAAGATRLLESGEIRLEPNHHHQAVGPMAGTISPSLPVFVVENTAFGNHAFCRQVERQQQFGDYSEGALRGLQMWRDFWAPSIAAGLRQMGGGLNLKTMIAKALQMGDELHNRQVAASSLFANAMAVPMIKAGLPADRLIGTLGYLANHEVFFLSMAMAAAKASADPASGIERSTVVTAMARNGTEFGIRVSGLGDEWFTAPAPRIEGLYFPGYKEEDAGFDMGDSAIAETVGWGGFVLGGAPGILNLVGGTPEQAMRYSAEMREITVASHAVYRIPAFGFEGVPVGIDIRKVVRTGTTPIIDTAIAHKDPGHPMIGAGIVRAPLECFEKALGAFASKYG
- a CDS encoding ABC transporter ATP-binding protein; this encodes MPASSLLEVRDLSKRFPVRGARSLVYAVDRVGFSLQAGESVGLVGESGCGKSTLVRLITRLLDPTGGEIRFEGQEIGAIPSAHFAHRPERAKIQMVFQDPTDSLNPRFTAFDTMADPIRHLAGVSERRLLQDRVAEVADLVRLPGELLGRYPHQLSGGQQQRVGIARAIAVSPQLLILDEPTSALDVSVQAVILHLLAELRRRLGMSYLFVSHDLNVVRLITERVMVMYAGRIVEVGPTAEVFSRPNHPYTRALLSAIPTFDPNARRERIRLPGEPQSPIDPSPTVCRFFGRCPDGFDRCAREMPALSHLGGDRHVACHLLECNHDREGPSE